A region of Vigna radiata var. radiata cultivar VC1973A chromosome 10, Vradiata_ver6, whole genome shotgun sequence DNA encodes the following proteins:
- the LOC106775728 gene encoding ras-related protein RABD1 isoform X1 — protein MSNEYDYLFKLLLIGDSSVGKSCLLLRFADDSYVDSYISTIGVDFKIRTVDLQGKTVKLQIWDTAGQERFRTITSSYYRGAHGIIIVYDVTEMESFNNVKQWLNEIDRYANDSVCKLLVGNKCDLVDNKVVDSQIAKAFADELGIPFLETSAKDSINVEQAFLTMAAEIKKKMGSQTAVGKSAEAVQIKGQPIPQNSNCCG, from the exons ATGAGTAACGAATA cGATTACCTGTTCAAGCTTCTGCTTATCGGCGACTCCTCCGTCGGAAAATCATGCTTGCTTCTCCGATTCGCT GATGACTCCTATGTGGACAGCTACATAAGTACCATTGGAGTTGATTTC AAAATCAGAACCGTCGACCTACAAGGAAAAACCGTCAAGCTCCAGATt TGGGATACAGCCGGACAGGAGCGATTCAGGACTATAACAAGCAGTTATTATAGAGGAGCGCATGGAATAATT ATTGTATATGATGTCACTGAGATGGAAAGCTTTAACAATGTGAAGCAGTGGTTAAATGAGATTGATAGATATGCAAATGACAGTGTGTGCAAGCTTCTTGTGGGGAATAAATGTGATCTAGTTGATAACAAGGTTGTAGACTCACAAATTGCCAAG GCCTTTGCGGATGAGCTCGGTATCCCTTTCCTTGAGACAAGTGCTAAAGACTCTATCAATGTGGAACAGGCTTTCTTAACTATGGCAGCAGAGATTAAGAAGAA GATGGGAAGCCAAACAGCTGTTGGTAAGTCGGCAGAAGCCGTTCAAATTAAGGGGCAACCAATCCCACAGAACAGCAACTGCTGTGGTTAG
- the LOC106775728 gene encoding GTP-binding protein YPTM1 isoform X2 has protein sequence MSNEYDYLFKLLLIGDSSVGKSCLLLRFADDSYVDSYISTIGVDFKIRTVDLQGKTVKLQIWDTAGQERFRTITSSYYRGAHGIIIVYDVTEMESFNNVKQWLNEIDRYANDSVCKLLVGNKCDLVDNKVVDSQIAKDGKPNSCW, from the exons ATGAGTAACGAATA cGATTACCTGTTCAAGCTTCTGCTTATCGGCGACTCCTCCGTCGGAAAATCATGCTTGCTTCTCCGATTCGCT GATGACTCCTATGTGGACAGCTACATAAGTACCATTGGAGTTGATTTC AAAATCAGAACCGTCGACCTACAAGGAAAAACCGTCAAGCTCCAGATt TGGGATACAGCCGGACAGGAGCGATTCAGGACTATAACAAGCAGTTATTATAGAGGAGCGCATGGAATAATT ATTGTATATGATGTCACTGAGATGGAAAGCTTTAACAATGTGAAGCAGTGGTTAAATGAGATTGATAGATATGCAAATGACAGTGTGTGCAAGCTTCTTGTGGGGAATAAATGTGATCTAGTTGATAACAAGGTTGTAGACTCACAAATTGCCAAG GATGGGAAGCCAAACAGCTGTTGGTAA
- the LOC106775727 gene encoding glucuronoxylan 4-O-methyltransferase 1: MRPKPHQPFNSKLLLLPLLVVFFLLFVLKSNLSTVKDIQETPNAASLPSHSVNTPNCSPSCNKIPVSLSQTLIHYSTSTITPQQTLKEISVSARVLEKKSPCNFLVFGLGHDSLMWSALNHGGRTVFLEEDEAWMEQIRRRFPTVESYHVRYDSKVKEAENLMEVGRGEECTAVGDPRYSICQLALKGLPSVVYETEWDLIMVDAPTGYYQDAPGRMSAIYTAGMMSRNRESGETHVFVHDVNREVEDTFSKAFLCECFMKKQEGRLRHFTIPSFKHHPHLLHGPFCPPPPPPS, from the coding sequence ATGAGGCCCAAACCCCATCAACCATTCAATTCCAAGCTGCTCCTTCTACCGCTCTTGGTTGTCTTCTTTCTCCTCTTTGTCCTAAAATCAAACTTGTCTACCGTCAAAGACATACAAGAGACCCCAAATGCTGCCTCATTACCATCGCATTCAGTAAATACCCCAAATTGTTCCCCGAGTTGCAACAAGATACCGGTTTCTCTCTCCCAGACACTCATCCACTACTCCACCTCAACCATCACCCCACAACAAACGCTGAAAGAGATATCGGTGTCTGCAAGAGTCTTGGAGAAGAAATCGCCGTGCAACTTTCTGGTGTTTGGGTTGGGGCACGACAGCCTCATGTGGAGTGCACTGAATCATGGTGGGAGGACGGTCTTCCTGGAAGAAGACGAGGCATGGATGGAGCAAATAAGGAGGCGGTTTCCGACGGTGGAGTCGTACCACGTGAGGTACGACAGCAAGGTGAAGGAGGCTGAGAATCTGATGGAGGTTGGGAGAGGAGAGGAGTGCACAGCAGTGGGAGACCCAAGATATTCCATTTGCCAGCTTGCTTTAAAGGGTTTGCCGAGTGTGGTGTACGAGACAGAGTGGGATCTGATCATGGTGGACGCACCCACCGGCTACTACCAGGACGCACCTGGGAGGATGAGTGCCATCTACACCGCTGGGATGATGAGCAGGAACAGGGAGAGTGGAGAGACCCATGTGTTCGTGCATGATGTCAACAGAGAGGTCGAAGACACTTTCTCTAAGGCATTCCTCTGTGAATGCTTCATGAAAAAACAAGAGGGCAGGTTGAGACACTTCACCATTCCCAGCTTCAAGCACCACCCTCACCTCTTGCACGGGCCCTTCTGCCCTCCCCCACCGCCACCATCCTGA